From Streptomyces sp. NBC_00775, one genomic window encodes:
- a CDS encoding homoserine dehydrogenase, with protein MMRTRPLKVALLGCGVVGSEVARIMTTHADDLAARIGAPVELAGVAVRRPSKVREGIPADLVTTDATALVKRGDIDVVVEVIGGIEPARTLITTAFAHGASVVSANKALLAQDGAALHAAAEEHGKDLYYEAAVAGAIPLIRPLRESLAGDKINRVMGIVNGTTNFILDKMDSTGAGYQEALDEATALGYAEADPTADVEGFDAAAKAAILAGIAFHTRVRLDDVYREGMTEVTAADFASAKEMGCTIKLLAICERAADGGSVTARVHPAMIPLSHPLASVRGAYNAVFVESDASGQLMFYGPGAGGAPTASAVLGDLVAVCRNKLSGTTGPGESAYAALPVSSMGEVVTRYHISLDVADKPGVLAQVATVFAEHGVSIDTVRQQGKAGEASLVVVTHRASDASLNGTVEALRSLDTVRGVASIMRVEGE; from the coding sequence ATGATGCGTACGCGTCCGCTGAAGGTGGCGCTGCTGGGCTGTGGGGTTGTCGGCTCAGAGGTGGCGCGCATCATGACGACGCACGCCGACGACCTCGCGGCCAGGATCGGCGCCCCGGTCGAGCTGGCCGGTGTCGCCGTGCGGCGGCCCTCCAAGGTCCGCGAGGGCATCCCGGCCGACCTCGTCACCACCGACGCCACCGCGCTCGTCAAACGCGGCGACATCGACGTGGTCGTCGAGGTCATCGGCGGCATCGAGCCCGCCCGTACGCTCATCACCACCGCCTTCGCGCACGGCGCCTCCGTCGTCTCCGCCAACAAGGCGCTCCTCGCCCAGGACGGCGCGGCCCTGCACGCCGCCGCCGAGGAGCACGGCAAGGACCTCTACTACGAGGCCGCCGTCGCCGGCGCCATCCCGCTGATCCGGCCGCTGCGCGAGTCCCTCGCCGGCGACAAGATCAACCGGGTGATGGGCATCGTCAACGGGACGACCAACTTCATCCTCGACAAGATGGACTCCACCGGCGCCGGGTATCAGGAGGCCCTCGACGAGGCCACCGCCCTGGGGTACGCCGAGGCCGACCCGACCGCCGACGTCGAAGGCTTCGACGCCGCCGCCAAGGCCGCCATCCTCGCCGGAATCGCCTTCCACACGCGCGTGCGCCTCGACGACGTCTACCGCGAGGGCATGACCGAGGTCACCGCCGCCGACTTCGCCTCGGCGAAGGAGATGGGCTGCACCATCAAGCTGCTCGCCATCTGTGAGCGGGCCGCGGACGGGGGCTCGGTCACCGCGCGCGTGCACCCGGCCATGATTCCGCTGAGCCACCCGCTCGCCTCCGTGCGCGGCGCGTACAACGCCGTGTTCGTCGAGTCGGACGCCTCCGGGCAGCTCATGTTCTACGGGCCGGGCGCCGGCGGCGCTCCCACCGCCTCCGCCGTCCTCGGCGACCTCGTGGCCGTCTGCCGCAACAAGCTCAGCGGCACGACCGGGCCCGGCGAGTCGGCGTACGCCGCCCTGCCCGTCTCGTCCATGGGCGAGGTCGTCACGCGCTACCACATCAGCCTTGATGTGGCGGACAAACCGGGTGTTCTCGCCCAGGTGGCCACCGTCTTCGCCGAGCACGGTGTGTCCATCGATACGGTTCGTCAGCAGGGGAAGGCCGGCGAGGCCTCTCTCGTCGTCGTCACCCATCGAGCGTCCGACGCGTCCCTGAACGGGACCGTGGAGGCGCTGCGCAGCCTCGACACCGTGCGGGGTGTCGCCAGCATCATGCGGGTTGAAGGAGAGTAA
- the lysA gene encoding diaminopimelate decarboxylase, producing the protein MSRSAHPAGPRHADVLHEGHYSAPPADLNALDPKVWAHTVSRTGEGVVSVGGIEVTRLAEEFGTPAYFVDEADFRARARAWRTAFGHDADVFYAGKAFLSRAIVRWLHEEGLNLDVCSGGELSTALSAGMPADRIAFHGNNKSETEIRTAIEAGVGRIVLDSFQEIVRVAHIAQSLGKRQRVQIRVTVGVEAHTHEFIATAHEDQKFGIALADGQAAEAVRRALALDGLELIGIHSHIGSQIFDMAGFEVAARRVVSLLAAVRDEHGVELPEIDLGGGLGIAYTSEDDPREPHEIAKALGEIVTRECEAAKLRTPRISVEPGRAIVGPTAFTLYEVGTIKPLDGLRTYVSVDGGMSDNIRTALYDAEYSVALVSRTSEAEPMLVRVVGKHCESGDIVVKDAFLPADLAPGDLIAVPATGAYCRSMASNYNHALRPPVVAVNDGEARVIVRRETEEDLLRLDVG; encoded by the coding sequence ATGAGCCGTTCCGCACACCCCGCCGGGCCCCGTCACGCCGATGTCCTCCACGAGGGCCACTACTCCGCGCCGCCCGCCGACCTCAATGCCCTTGATCCGAAGGTCTGGGCGCACACCGTCAGCCGTACGGGGGAGGGAGTCGTCAGCGTCGGGGGGATCGAAGTGACGCGGCTCGCCGAGGAGTTCGGCACTCCCGCCTACTTCGTCGACGAGGCCGACTTCCGGGCCCGCGCCCGTGCCTGGCGTACCGCCTTCGGGCACGACGCCGATGTCTTCTACGCCGGTAAGGCCTTCCTCTCGCGGGCCATCGTGCGGTGGCTGCACGAGGAAGGGCTCAATCTGGACGTGTGTTCCGGTGGCGAGCTCTCCACCGCCCTGTCCGCCGGTATGCCCGCCGACCGCATCGCCTTCCACGGCAACAACAAGTCGGAAACCGAAATTCGTACGGCCATCGAGGCCGGCGTCGGGCGTATCGTCCTCGACTCCTTCCAGGAGATCGTGCGCGTCGCCCACATCGCCCAGTCCCTCGGCAAGCGGCAGCGGGTGCAGATCCGCGTGACGGTCGGCGTCGAGGCGCACACCCACGAGTTCATCGCCACCGCGCACGAGGACCAGAAGTTCGGGATCGCCCTCGCCGACGGGCAGGCCGCCGAGGCCGTGCGGCGGGCGCTCGCCCTCGACGGGCTCGAACTCATCGGGATCCACAGCCACATCGGGTCGCAGATCTTCGACATGGCGGGCTTCGAAGTCGCCGCCCGGCGTGTTGTGTCGCTGCTCGCCGCCGTTCGTGACGAGCACGGTGTCGAACTGCCCGAGATCGACCTCGGTGGCGGTCTCGGCATCGCCTACACCAGCGAGGACGACCCGCGTGAGCCGCACGAGATCGCCAAGGCGCTGGGCGAGATCGTGACGCGCGAGTGCGAGGCCGCCAAGCTGCGGACGCCTCGTATCTCCGTCGAGCCGGGGCGCGCCATCGTCGGACCGACCGCCTTCACGCTCTACGAGGTCGGCACCATCAAGCCGCTCGACGGGCTGCGGACGTACGTCTCCGTGGACGGGGGCATGTCGGACAACATCCGCACCGCGCTGTACGACGCCGAGTACAGCGTCGCGCTCGTGTCGCGTACGAGCGAGGCCGAGCCCATGCTCGTCCGCGTCGTCGGCAAGCACTGCGAGAGCGGCGACATCGTGGTCAAGGACGCGTTCCTGCCCGCCGACCTGGCCCCGGGCGACCTCATCGCCGTCCCGGCCACCGGTGCGTACTGCCGCTCCATGGCCAGCAACTACAACCACGCGCTGCGACCGCCGGTCGTCGCCGTGAACGACGGCGAGGCACGGGTGATCGTCCGCCGTGAGACGGAGGAGGACCTTCTGCGTCTCGATGTCGGTTAA
- the nrtL gene encoding ArgS-related anticodon-binding protein NrtL — translation MTPVELSRTVLRAVRRAVDDGELSVAVPARAVVTSPGPGGCGDYATNIALQLARPAGRAPLQVAEILRPHLSGAAGVADVAITGPGFLNISLGAGAPAALAHHVLTQGARYGHSDVLAGQVVELRVPYDARAEVVADTLVRIVATQGGRAEVRHAEPVNLRPVPAPEDPAPLGPDAARWALLHPAPHDRPRTTAEHLVQRESNPLFRVRYAHARTRALSRNAAALGYVSDPSHVSHESREPESQELESQEHDLLAALGDYPHALRIAASHHTPDRLARHLVVTADALLAFQHTVLPLGDEKPSAAHRARLALAEAAGTVLAGGLSLLGISAPDYL, via the coding sequence GTGACCCCCGTCGAGCTCTCCCGTACCGTGCTGCGCGCGGTGCGTCGTGCTGTCGATGACGGGGAGCTGAGTGTCGCTGTGCCCGCGCGTGCCGTGGTGACGTCGCCGGGGCCGGGTGGGTGTGGGGATTACGCCACGAACATCGCCCTCCAGCTGGCGCGGCCGGCCGGGCGGGCGCCCCTCCAGGTCGCCGAGATCCTGCGGCCGCACCTCAGTGGCGCCGCCGGGGTCGCGGACGTCGCGATCACCGGGCCCGGCTTCCTGAACATCAGCCTCGGCGCCGGAGCACCCGCCGCACTCGCGCACCACGTCCTGACGCAAGGCGCTCGGTACGGGCACAGTGACGTCCTCGCCGGGCAGGTCGTCGAGCTGCGCGTGCCGTACGACGCCCGTGCCGAGGTCGTCGCCGACACCCTCGTACGGATCGTCGCCACCCAGGGCGGCCGTGCCGAGGTGCGGCACGCCGAGCCGGTGAATCTGCGGCCCGTGCCGGCGCCGGAGGACCCCGCGCCCCTTGGTCCCGACGCCGCCCGCTGGGCCCTGCTCCACCCCGCACCCCACGACCGGCCCCGGACCACCGCCGAACACCTCGTCCAGCGCGAGAGCAACCCTCTCTTCCGCGTCCGGTACGCCCACGCCCGCACCCGGGCCCTCAGCCGCAACGCCGCCGCACTCGGATACGTCAGCGACCCCAGTCACGTATCCCATGAGTCTCGGGAACCTGAGTCTCAGGAGCTTGAGTCTCAGGAACACGATCTCCTTGCCGCCCTCGGCGACTACCCCCACGCCCTCCGCATCGCCGCGAGCCACCACACCCCCGACCGGCTCGCCCGGCATCTCGTCGTCACCGCCGACGCCCTCCTCGCCTTTCAGCACACCGTGCTGCCGCTCGGCGACGAGAAACCCTCGGCCGCCCACCGCGCCCGGCTCGCGCTCGCCGAAGCCGCCGGGACGGTGCTGGCCGGCGGCCTGTCCCTGCTCGGCATCAGTGCCCCTGACTATCTGTGA
- a CDS encoding response regulator yields the protein MRTYSRVVPGASGRVLVVDDNKVIRQLIRVNLELEGLEVVTAADGAECLDVVHQVRPDVVTLDVVMPRLDGLRTAARLRADPRTRNLPLAIVSACTQYEVESGLDVGVDAFLAKPFEPAELVRLVRQLMERQGRGGNAGGGEGGSPSFESAFGATTEVEEAERAGRASH from the coding sequence GTGCGGACCTACTCTCGAGTTGTGCCAGGCGCGTCCGGTCGGGTGCTTGTTGTGGACGACAACAAGGTCATCCGGCAGCTGATCAGGGTCAACCTCGAACTGGAGGGTCTCGAGGTCGTGACCGCGGCCGATGGTGCCGAGTGCCTGGATGTCGTGCATCAGGTGCGACCCGATGTCGTGACGCTCGATGTCGTCATGCCTCGGCTGGACGGGCTGCGGACCGCTGCCCGGCTCCGTGCCGATCCCCGGACCCGGAATCTTCCCCTCGCCATCGTGAGCGCCTGCACTCAGTACGAGGTCGAGAGCGGGCTCGATGTGGGTGTCGACGCCTTTCTCGCCAAGCCTTTCGAACCTGCCGAACTCGTCCGGCTCGTCAGGCAGTTGATGGAGCGGCAAGGGCGTGGCGGCAACGCGGGGGGCGGTGAGGGCGGCTCGCCGTCGTTCGAGAGTGCCTTCGGGGCCACCACCGAGGTCGAGGAAGCCGAGCGCGCAGGCCGCGCCAGCCACTGA
- a CDS encoding DUF6215 domain-containing protein produces MLGFLLRLLPFWVREPLLIAVGSVLGVRIMYLAVRDHDRVAAGLGVVFLVFTAIRVHAVVRALRARRNPSPAAASAGGAAVDAAAQPQPQPQPQAGTGPRPRPDTPEKEHNPWRQAFAAVALFGALAAALWLGPRFMPSDDNTPQPASCSSGEHEKLPKAYKDTPRPVTGEKLCKALNRPDLATLLGTPGETATTASGTNNTAPLTDGKVAQPEAEVAFDTYTVNVSATYNGLTTDQYVKLMKFGDETDIKTLKVLGRPAVLSSDHTMKLEIDLGSGGSGGPVEQGPLARTLTVALDRKDRGGYCDITVWSTSGALPNDSVLLNIAEKVLPRIPERSVR; encoded by the coding sequence ATGCTCGGTTTCCTCCTCCGTCTCCTGCCGTTCTGGGTCCGCGAGCCCCTGCTCATCGCGGTCGGGTCGGTTCTCGGCGTACGCATCATGTATCTCGCCGTCCGCGATCACGATCGGGTCGCGGCCGGTCTCGGCGTGGTGTTCCTCGTGTTCACCGCGATACGCGTCCACGCGGTGGTCCGGGCCCTGCGCGCACGCCGGAACCCGAGTCCGGCAGCAGCCTCCGCGGGCGGGGCGGCAGTCGATGCTGCCGCCCAGCCCCAGCCCCAGCCCCAGCCCCAGGCCGGAACCGGGCCGCGTCCCAGGCCGGACACTCCGGAGAAGGAGCACAACCCATGGCGCCAGGCCTTCGCGGCCGTGGCCCTGTTCGGGGCACTCGCGGCCGCGCTGTGGTTGGGCCCACGCTTCATGCCGTCCGACGACAACACCCCGCAGCCCGCCTCGTGTTCGAGCGGGGAACACGAGAAGCTTCCGAAGGCCTACAAGGACACGCCCCGGCCTGTGACCGGTGAAAAGTTGTGCAAGGCGCTCAACCGGCCAGACCTGGCCACGCTCCTTGGAACGCCTGGAGAGACCGCGACCACTGCTTCCGGCACCAACAACACCGCTCCTCTGACGGATGGGAAGGTCGCCCAACCGGAGGCCGAGGTCGCGTTCGACACGTACACCGTGAATGTCTCGGCCACTTACAACGGGCTGACGACCGACCAGTACGTGAAGCTGATGAAGTTCGGGGACGAGACGGACATCAAGACGCTCAAGGTTCTCGGTCGGCCCGCGGTCCTCTCCTCGGATCACACCATGAAGCTCGAGATCGATCTCGGGAGTGGCGGATCCGGCGGACCGGTCGAACAAGGCCCCCTGGCCAGGACGCTGACCGTGGCCCTGGACCGTAAGGACCGAGGCGGCTACTGCGACATCACCGTGTGGAGCACGTCCGGAGCCCTCCCGAACGACAGCGTTCTCCTCAACATCGCCGAGAAGGTTCTTCCGAGGATCCCCGAACGATCTGTCCGATGA
- a CDS encoding VOC family protein has translation MACRISELVIDCADPERLAAFWSEVLGYVELGREDDGSIEIGSPDAGFGGPQPTLVLSPSTDPRAGKLPLHIDVNATDRDQDAELERLLALGARPADVGQTGTESWHCLADPEGNEFCLLRTRLQPL, from the coding sequence ATGGCATGCCGTATCAGTGAGTTGGTCATCGACTGCGCCGACCCCGAACGGCTCGCCGCATTCTGGAGCGAGGTCCTCGGCTACGTCGAACTCGGCCGGGAGGACGACGGAAGCATCGAGATCGGCTCGCCCGACGCCGGCTTCGGCGGCCCGCAGCCCACCCTCGTCCTCAGCCCCAGCACCGACCCGCGGGCCGGGAAGCTCCCCCTGCACATCGACGTCAACGCCACCGACCGCGACCAGGACGCCGAGCTGGAACGGCTGCTCGCCCTCGGCGCCAGGCCCGCCGACGTCGGCCAGACAGGCACCGAGAGCTGGCACTGCCTGGCGGACCCGGAAGGCAACGAATTCTGCCTCCTGCGCACCCGGCTCCAGCCCCTCTGA
- the amaB gene encoding L-piperidine-6-carboxylate dehydrogenase yields the protein MVTTVSRTDDVRARAEAALARCGVELGAVKGDALAARTPITGTELFGLRADTVEGVDRAVEAAHAAFLGWRSVPAPVRGALVKRFGELLGEHKEHLADLVTVEAGKIRSEALGEVQEMIDICDFAVGLSRQLYGRTMPSERPGHRLMETWHPLGVVGVISAFNFPVAVWAWNAAVALVCGDTVVWKPSELTPLTALACTALLGRAIAETGAPAHLNQVVLGGADIGERLVDSPLVPLVSATGSTRMGRAVGPRVAARFGRSILELGGNNAAVVTPSADLDLTVNAAVFAAAGTAGQRCTTLRRLILHDDVADAVVERLTAAYARLPIGDPFQESTLVGPLVSEASYAKMRSALDRAVEEGGTLCAGGERQLADAAPGGYYVRPALVRMPAQTAVVREETFAPILYVLTYRDLDEAIRLHNDVPQGLSSGIFTADQREAERFLAVDGADCGIVNVNIGTSGAEIGGAFGGEKETGGGRESGSDAWRAYMRRATNTVNYSGRVALAQGVDFSQ from the coding sequence ATGGTTACGACAGTCAGCAGGACCGACGACGTCCGGGCCAGGGCCGAGGCCGCGCTGGCGCGCTGTGGAGTCGAGCTCGGCGCCGTCAAGGGCGATGCCCTGGCCGCTCGTACGCCGATCACCGGTACGGAGCTGTTCGGGCTGCGCGCCGACACCGTGGAGGGCGTCGATCGGGCCGTCGAGGCCGCGCACGCGGCGTTTCTTGGGTGGCGGAGCGTACCGGCGCCGGTGCGGGGCGCGCTGGTCAAACGGTTCGGGGAGCTGCTCGGCGAGCACAAGGAGCACCTCGCCGACCTGGTCACCGTCGAGGCCGGGAAGATCCGCTCCGAGGCGCTCGGCGAGGTGCAGGAGATGATCGACATCTGCGACTTCGCGGTCGGTCTGTCCCGGCAGCTCTACGGCCGCACCATGCCCTCGGAGCGTCCAGGGCACCGGCTGATGGAGACCTGGCATCCGCTGGGCGTGGTCGGCGTGATCTCCGCGTTCAACTTCCCGGTGGCCGTGTGGGCGTGGAACGCCGCGGTGGCCCTGGTCTGCGGTGACACCGTGGTCTGGAAGCCCTCCGAGCTCACCCCGTTGACCGCGCTGGCCTGTACCGCCCTGCTCGGCCGCGCCATCGCCGAGACGGGTGCCCCGGCCCATCTCAATCAGGTCGTGCTCGGTGGGGCCGATATCGGCGAGCGGCTCGTGGATTCGCCGCTGGTGCCTCTGGTCAGCGCGACCGGTTCGACTCGGATGGGGCGTGCGGTGGGGCCCCGGGTGGCCGCCCGGTTCGGCCGCAGCATCCTGGAACTCGGCGGGAACAACGCGGCGGTGGTGACTCCCTCGGCGGATCTCGATCTCACGGTGAACGCCGCCGTGTTCGCCGCCGCGGGCACGGCGGGGCAGCGGTGCACCACGCTGCGCCGGCTGATCCTGCACGACGACGTCGCCGACGCCGTCGTGGAGCGGCTCACCGCCGCCTACGCACGGCTGCCGATCGGCGACCCGTTCCAGGAGTCGACCCTGGTCGGGCCGCTCGTGAGCGAAGCTTCGTACGCCAAAATGCGCTCGGCCCTCGACCGCGCCGTCGAGGAAGGCGGCACCCTGTGCGCGGGCGGCGAACGGCAACTCGCCGACGCGGCACCGGGCGGCTACTACGTCCGCCCCGCCCTCGTCCGCATGCCCGCGCAGACCGCCGTCGTCCGCGAGGAGACCTTCGCGCCCATCCTGTACGTCCTCACCTACCGCGACCTCGACGAGGCGATCCGGCTGCACAACGACGTACCGCAGGGCCTGTCGTCCGGGATCTTCACCGCCGACCAGCGCGAGGCCGAACGATTCCTGGCCGTCGACGGCGCGGACTGCGGGATCGTGAACGTCAACATCGGTACGTCGGGGGCCGAGATCGGCGGCGCGTTCGGCGGCGAGAAGGAGACGGGCGGCGGCCGCGAGTCCGGCTCCGACGCCTGGCGGGCGTACATGCGGCGCGCGACCAACACCGTGAACTACTCGGGGCGGGTGGCGTTGGCGCAGGGGGTGGACTTCTCGCAGTAG
- a CDS encoding DUF5954 family protein, producing MADDWKQHLDRLHAGLVGRDDPAAWVAEADAVDASRRYPHFALRGPVFGLAAQDAEAGPEWRVLQPMTNGMPQQVRDGLNSLLWFRAKDDTDDPGVRRELLAAVAVLEREPVDELSVLGVRYRVVRGDEFARSGPDGLEPPRPTDLEPAEPSWEGRHTTPERDVGFVFAPGEDEGLMAGALKLAMREFAYTGARFPAGVRADSERAITSHPDVVLLPVGFGIAERGARGWQPRGTLMPTPHDARRMLYDGLNEMWPLLYEFGEAKRERYARAAERFRAARHADEVRVDDSLFRICRIERTARFGPDGPEPPRPSDLDDYGPMKMHPTMDEDGTLHHEE from the coding sequence ATGGCCGATGACTGGAAGCAACACCTGGACAGGCTGCACGCGGGGCTGGTGGGGCGGGACGACCCGGCCGCCTGGGTGGCCGAGGCCGATGCTGTGGACGCCTCCCGGCGGTATCCGCACTTCGCGCTGCGCGGCCCGGTCTTCGGACTTGCCGCGCAGGACGCCGAAGCCGGGCCCGAGTGGCGGGTGTTGCAGCCGATGACCAACGGCATGCCGCAGCAGGTCCGGGACGGTCTGAACTCCCTGCTGTGGTTCAGGGCCAAGGACGACACCGACGATCCCGGCGTACGGCGTGAGCTGCTGGCGGCGGTGGCGGTGCTCGAACGCGAGCCGGTGGACGAGCTGAGCGTGCTCGGCGTGCGCTACCGCGTCGTACGCGGCGACGAGTTCGCGCGCAGCGGGCCGGACGGGCTCGAGCCGCCTCGGCCCACCGACCTGGAGCCCGCCGAACCGTCCTGGGAGGGCCGGCATACGACACCCGAGCGCGATGTGGGGTTCGTCTTCGCACCCGGCGAGGACGAAGGGCTCATGGCGGGCGCCTTGAAGCTGGCGATGCGGGAGTTCGCGTACACCGGCGCACGGTTTCCCGCAGGGGTGCGTGCGGACTCCGAGCGGGCGATCACGAGCCACCCGGACGTCGTGCTCCTTCCCGTCGGCTTCGGCATCGCGGAACGCGGCGCGCGCGGGTGGCAGCCGCGCGGCACGCTGATGCCGACCCCGCACGACGCGCGGCGGATGCTCTACGACGGGTTGAACGAGATGTGGCCTCTGCTGTACGAGTTCGGCGAGGCGAAGCGAGAGCGGTACGCGCGGGCCGCCGAGAGGTTCAGGGCCGCCCGGCACGCCGATGAAGTCCGCGTGGACGACAGCCTGTTCAGGATCTGCCGTATCGAACGGACGGCCCGGTTCGGCCCCGACGGGCCGGAGCCGCCCCGCCCCTCCGACCTGGACGACTACGGCCCCATGAAGATGCATCCGACCATGGACGAGGACGGCACGCTCCACCACGAGGAATGA
- a CDS encoding MFS transporter translates to MDSSKPETGSGRVVGILAFAGIVAAITQTLVVPLIGELPTLLDTSASNASWVITATLLAAAVMTPVAGRLGDMYGKRRMLLASLVPLILGSVVCALSSSVIPMIAGRGLQGMGMGVVPLGISLLRDVVPAEKLGTSIALMSASMGVGGALGLPFSAAIAENASWRVLFWVVAALSLAVGTLIYFFVPAGRENTESSGFDLLGALGLGTALICLLLAVSKGADWGWGSGTTLGLFAAAVIVLLAWGWWELRTTDPLVDLRVTARPQVLTTNAASILVGFAMYAQALVIPQLLQLPEATGYGLGESMLAMGLWMAPAGLMMMLISPVGAKLSAAKGPKVTLIVGALIIALGYGISLPLISSGSPWGLLVVTMVCNSGVGFAYGSMPALIMSAVPQSETASANSFNTLMRSIGSSVAAAVIGVVLAQMTTKFGPYTFASESGFRVAMLIGCGVGLAAAAVAALIPVRPATAAAPGLATAPDSEPETSGAKA, encoded by the coding sequence GTGGACAGTTCCAAGCCCGAGACCGGCTCCGGCCGGGTCGTAGGCATCCTCGCCTTCGCGGGCATCGTGGCCGCGATCACGCAGACCCTGGTGGTGCCGCTGATCGGGGAACTGCCGACCCTGCTCGACACCAGCGCCTCGAACGCCTCATGGGTGATCACCGCCACGCTGCTGGCGGCCGCCGTGATGACGCCCGTCGCCGGTCGCCTCGGTGACATGTACGGCAAGAGGCGCATGCTGCTGGCCTCCCTCGTCCCGCTCATCCTCGGCTCGGTGGTCTGCGCCCTGTCCTCCTCGGTGATCCCGATGATCGCCGGACGCGGTCTGCAGGGCATGGGCATGGGCGTGGTGCCGCTGGGCATCAGCCTGCTGCGCGACGTGGTGCCGGCGGAGAAGCTGGGCACGTCCATCGCGCTGATGAGCGCGTCCATGGGTGTGGGCGGCGCGCTCGGCCTGCCGTTCTCCGCGGCGATCGCCGAGAACGCCAGCTGGCGGGTGCTGTTCTGGGTCGTCGCCGCGCTGAGCCTCGCGGTCGGCACGCTGATCTACTTCTTCGTGCCCGCGGGCCGCGAGAACACCGAGTCGAGCGGCTTCGACCTCCTGGGCGCACTGGGTCTCGGCACCGCGCTGATCTGTCTGCTCCTCGCCGTCTCCAAGGGCGCCGACTGGGGCTGGGGCAGCGGCACCACGCTCGGCCTGTTCGCCGCCGCCGTCATCGTGCTGCTGGCCTGGGGCTGGTGGGAGCTGCGTACCACCGACCCGCTGGTCGACCTCCGCGTGACCGCCCGCCCGCAGGTGCTGACGACGAACGCCGCCTCGATCCTGGTCGGCTTCGCGATGTACGCCCAGGCGCTGGTGATCCCCCAGCTGCTCCAGCTGCCCGAGGCCACCGGCTACGGTCTCGGTGAGTCGATGCTGGCCATGGGCCTGTGGATGGCCCCGGCGGGCCTGATGATGATGCTGATCTCGCCCGTCGGCGCCAAGCTGTCGGCCGCGAAGGGCCCCAAGGTCACCCTGATCGTCGGCGCCCTGATCATCGCCCTCGGCTACGGCATCTCGCTGCCGCTGATCAGCTCCGGATCCCCCTGGGGCCTGCTCGTCGTGACCATGGTCTGCAACTCGGGTGTCGGCTTCGCCTACGGCTCGATGCCGGCCCTCATCATGAGCGCGGTGCCCCAGTCGGAGACCGCCTCGGCCAACAGCTTCAACACCCTGATGCGCTCCATCGGCAGCTCCGTGGCCGCCGCCGTGATCGGCGTGGTGCTGGCCCAGATGACGACCAAGTTCGGCCCCTACACCTTCGCCTCCGAGAGCGGCTTCCGTGTCGCCATGCTGATCGGCTGCGGCGTGGGCCTCGCGGCGGCGGCCGTCGCCGCGCTCATCCCCGTACGCCCGGCGACCGCCGCCGCGCCGGGGTTGGCCACCGCGCCGGACTCCGAGCCGGAGACGTCCGGGGCGAAGGCGTGA
- a CDS encoding MarR family winged helix-turn-helix transcriptional regulator, producing the protein MDKPLDLIEFETMLLGRYMHLLTPRMREGDRRLDRSAYLLLSRIQVDGPMSIGQLSDAFGLDTSTLNRQTAAMLRSGIVERIPDPEGGIARKFAITAEGQRRLASDRTENLDGLEKVMENWAPEEVAEFAAYLGRLNRDIERLDGRPWPRR; encoded by the coding sequence GTGGACAAGCCCCTTGATCTGATCGAGTTCGAGACCATGCTGCTCGGGCGGTACATGCACCTGCTGACACCGCGCATGCGGGAGGGCGACCGGCGGCTCGACCGCAGCGCCTACCTGCTGCTCAGCCGCATCCAGGTGGACGGCCCGATGTCCATCGGTCAGCTCAGCGACGCCTTCGGTCTGGACACCTCCACGCTCAACCGGCAGACCGCCGCCATGCTGCGATCCGGGATCGTCGAGCGCATCCCGGACCCCGAGGGCGGCATCGCCCGCAAGTTCGCCATCACCGCCGAGGGCCAGCGCCGGCTGGCCTCCGACCGCACCGAGAACCTGGACGGCCTGGAGAAGGTGATGGAGAACTGGGCGCCGGAGGAGGTGGCCGAGTTCGCCGCGTATCTCGGCCGCCTGAACCGCGACATCGAGCGCCTGGACGGGCGCCCCTGGCCGCGCCGCTGA